In the genome of Anomalospiza imberbis isolate Cuckoo-Finch-1a 21T00152 chromosome 29, ASM3175350v1, whole genome shotgun sequence, one region contains:
- the TMEM79 gene encoding transmembrane protein 79 — protein sequence MAAADPVQPPEEVALLELGKVALAKVPPAPGEHQGDPDATLPWDQSQHNAWGQPELVKTKRRSSPEGGHEDPEEAVPSCPTAEAKDEEVPRLPVVAAHVFVPIDPQCIEQSPIKQKQHPTPWPHEESRGDVPRSVPPSDRPSSLHHKQVFLPLGPSRYRNPLGFEGHMAKPPAEGSRCPCARDCGTDNLKAVASVAGALLLCPCLIYGAYIFLPFDAPLLPTVSARLVYTLRCAAFATFPIMLGMIVSGISRLCSSALEPFGELHREVEIHRTYVSQSVHLFILYFFNMAVLATYLPQELLKLIPLLTGLFAISRLIFWMSYAIGRSFRAFGFSMTFLPLLAMLLWNLYGMFVLEPENLLSVAAPTPEGHSKESRAKLRHWG from the exons ATGGCTGCTGCAGACCCTGTCCAGCCCCCCGAGGaggtggctctgctggagctggggaaggtggcCCTGGCCaaggtgccaccagccccaggtGAGCACCAGGGGGACCCTGATGCCACCTTGCCATGGGACCAGAGTCAGCACAATGCCTGGGGCCAGCCGGAGCTCGTGAAGACAAAGAGGCGCTCGAGTCCTGAGGGGGGCCACGAAGACCCAGAGGAAGCTGTTCCCAGCTGCCCCACAGCCGAGGCCAAAGATGAGGAAGTGCCCCGGCTGCCCGTGGTGGCGGCCCACGTCTTTGTGCCCATCGACCCGCAGTGCATCGAGCAGAGCCCCATCAAGCAGAAGCAGCACCCGACCCCATGGCCCCACGAGGAGAGCAGGGGGGATGttccccgcagtgtccccccCAGTGACAGACCCAGCAGCCTCCACCACAAGCAGGTCTTCCTCCCCCTCGGCCCCTCGCGCTACCGGAACCCACTGGGCTTTGAGGGGCACATGGCCaagcccccggctgaggggtCACGGTGCCCGTGCGCCAGGGACTGTGGCACTGATAATCTCAAGGCTGTGGCATCAGTGGCAGGGGCCCTTCTCCTCTGCCCTTGCCTCATCTATGGGGCCTACATCTTCTTGCCCTTCGACGCCCCGCTGCTGCCCACCGTCAGCGCCCGCCTGGTCTACACATTGCGCTGCGCCGCTTTTGCCACCTTCCCCATCATGCTGG gaATGATCGTCAGCGGCATCTCCCGCCTCTGCTCCTCCGCCCTGGAGCCCTTTGGAGAGCTGCACCGGGAGGTGGAGATCCACCGCACTTACGTCTCCCAGTCCGTCCACCTCTTCATCCTCTACTTCTTCAACATGGCCGTGCTGGCCACCTACCTCCCACAGGAGCTCCTCAAGCTCAtcccactgctcacagggctctttgCCATCTCCCG GTTGATTTTCTGGATGTCCTACGCCATCGGCCGCTCCTTCCGTGCCTTCGGTTTCAGCATGACCTTCCTGCCactcctggccatgctgctCTGGAACCTGTATGGCATGTTCGTCTTGGAGCCCGAGAACCTCCTCTCCGTGGCAGCGCCAACGCCCGAGGGCCACTCCAAGGAGAGCCGAGCTAAACTCCGGCACTGGGGCTGA